AGCATGGTTGCGGCTGTTGCCGCCGTCCGGTTCGCTTTGCACAGTTGGCTGCCGCTTGCGGTTCACTCCGAACGAATGGTGGAAACTGTGATCGCGTTGATCGGAGTGGGAGCGGGCGTGGCCGTATTTTTCCCGGTTGCCTTTGCGGCAGGCGCGATAAGCGGTCAGGATCTGCAGGCGGCGCCCGCGCTGCGGGCAAAATTGGCGCCGTTGTTTCGCCGCCTGGAGCGGGGCTGATCATATGTCTGAAGGGGGAGTTTAAGATGGCTCGGTCAATTCATGTGGTGGGGTTGGGTTCGGGGGACCCCGACAAGCTGACGTTAGGCGTTTATAAAACGTTGCGGGAAGCGGGGCGCGTTTTTGTCCGCACGAATGTCCACCCGGTTGTCCGCCTGCTGGATGCGGAAAAAATTGCCTATACAAGTTTCGATGATATCTACCTGAAACATGACTCTTTTCCCGAAGTCTATAAGGAAATTTCCGATGTCCTGATCGAACAGGCGCTCAACGCGGATGAGCCGGTCGTTTACGCCGTGCCGGGCCATCCGATGGTGGCTGAAACCACGGTGCAATTGCTGCGGGAAACATGCGCGCGGCGGGGGATCCCCTTTTCCGTTTCCGGCGGCGAAAGTTTTTTGGATGAAGCATTCCTGCGGTTCGGATTCGATCCGATCGACGGGATGCAGCTTTTGGATGCGCAAACGATGAACCGCTCCATGCTTGCGCCCGCGCTGCATACGATTATCGCGCAGGTTTACGACAAAAGCGTAGCCTCCGACGTAAAACTTACCTTGATGGAACTTTATCCCGACGATTATCCGGTGACGATCGGGCATGAATTGGGGGTGGCCGGCAAAGAGAAAATCCTGACCGTACCGCTATTTGAACTGGACCGGCAGGAAGGGTTCGGCAATTTGTCGCTTGTATGGGTGCCGCGGACGGATGACGAGCGTATTGTGGGGCGCACGTTCGCGCGTTTGCAGGAAGTCGTCCGGATTTTGCGCAGCCCGGAAGGCTGTCCCTGGGATCGGGAGCAAACGCACCGGTCGATTCGCAAAAATCTGATCGAGGAAACCTACGAGGTGTTGGAAACGATCGATGATGACGATGCGGCGGCCATGTGCGAGGAATTGGGCGATTTGCTGTTGCAAGTATTGCTGCATGCGCAAATGGAGGCGGAGGCGGGATCGTTTGATATTTGGGATGTGGTGCAGGCGCTGCATGACAAACTGATCCGCCGCCATCCGCACGTTTTCGGCGACCGGACAGCGCAAAACGCCGCGGAAGCGTTAAGCACCTGGCAGGAAATGAAAGCGAAAGAAAAGGCGCAAGCGGGTGCCGAACGGCCGGCTTCCGTGTTGGCGGGTGTGCCGCGGGATCTGCCCGGGATCTTATATGCGTGGAAACTGCAGAAAAAAGCGGCGAAAGTAGGCTTTGACTGGGAACGGGCGGAGCAGGTTGCGGACAAAGTCCGGGAAGAGCTTGCCGAACTGATGGCCGTTGGCGAAGGCCGCGAGTTGCAGGATGAGCGCAAAGACGAGTTGGGCGATTTGCTGTTTGCCGTCGTGAATCTGGCGCGTTTTTTCGACATTGATCCGGAAGAAGCCATTTCGCTCGCCAACCGCAAATTTATGCGAAGATTTTCTTACATAGAGGAGCAACTCCGATTAAACAAGAAAGATATTGTCAACACTGGATTAGTGGAGATGGAACAGCTGTGGCAGCAGGCGAAGCGGGAGAATCATTGAACTGATCCTGTCGAAACATGCCAAAAAACAAAAAAAAATTTAAAAAAAATCGATTTGCAAGCAGGATTTTCCTGTAAAAGACAGAATATTTATCTCCGTGTACACATCATTCTGCGGGAACGCTTGCTGCCGCAAATCGCAAATGTTTCCGGAATCAGAGTACCGGGAAAGATCATTTTAGGAGGTTAGTTAAGATGAACAAAACAGATCTGGTCAACAACATCGCTGCCAAAAGCGGATTGACAAAAAAGGATGTTGAAGCCGTACTGAACGGTTTCCTCGGTGAAGTTACCACGGCTTTGTCCAAAGGCGACAAAGTGCAACTGATTGGTTTCGGCACTTTTGAAACGCGTAAGCGTTCCGGACGCGTCGGCCGCAATCCGCAAACCGGCAAAGCGATTAATATTCCGGCCTCGAAGGTGCCCGCTTTCAAAGCCGGCAACAAGCTTAAAGAAGCCGTAAAATAATGCGGCTTGACAAATTCCTGAAAGTTTCCCGCCTGATCAAGCGGCGCACCGTCGCCAAGGATGTTTCCGAGCAAGGAAGGGTTCTGATCAACGGCAGGGAAGCGAAACCGGGCAGCACGGTAAAAGTCGGCGACGAGTTGAAAATCCGTTTCGGTCAAAAAACGTTGACGGTCCGGATTGACAATATTAGCGAAACTTCGCGAAAAGAAGACGCCGACAGCATGTACACGCTGTTGCGAGAGGAATCCGAAAACTGACTGCGGGGGACCCGATAAGGGTCCCTTGTTTTTTGCACGTTCTAAATGGGACGACTTCCCCATAGTTTATACAAAGGAGGTCGTTTGATGATGGAGCACGGGAAAACGAAACGGCAGGAAATCAAGATGCTGAACCGCAAAATGCTGGAAGTATCCGGCGTCATGAACGTTGAGAGCTTCGACAGCGACGAGTTTCTGCTGGAAACGGAATGCGGCTTTTTGATGATTAAAGGCAGCAATTTGCATATTAAAAACCTAAGCCTCGAACAAGGCCTGGTCGCCATCGAAGGAACAGTTGACGCCATCGAGTATCTGGAAAGCGGCAGCGCCGGGAAATCCAAAGGGTTTTTGGGCAAATTGTTCAAGTGACACTCCCGGTTCAGTTCCAGACTCTATGGGCCATGGCGGCTTGCGGTTTTGTTTTGGGCTTATGTTTTGATATATACCGTGTCTGCTCGCGCCAACTGCATGTTCCGCGTTGGCTGATTCCGGCGTTTGATCTGTTGTATTGGGCGGCTGCGGCCGTGCTCGTTTTTCGCGTTCTTACGATCGTCAACAGCGGGCAAGTGCGCCTGTTTGTGTTCGCGGGCCTGTTCGCGGGCGGCGCGATTTATTTCGCGACGATCAGCAAGTGGGCCATTTTAATGGTAAAAAAAGCGATCGCGTTTGCTTTCTTGTTGGGGGCATGGTTGCGGAAAGCCGGAAAAGTTTTGTTCATCATTCCGCTCAAAGGTTTGTGGCGGCTATTATGGCTTTTTGGCGGTTTTTTCCTTACGGTATCTGTATTCGTCGGCAAAATTATGTTACAATTGCTTTATCCTGTCCGGATTTTGTTCGCTTTCCTGTTGCGTCCTTTTCACAGGCTTGTTTATCCGGTGCGGGGCTTGCGCAAACGTCTCGGCGCATTTGCGGGAAGGCTGAAGAAAATCCTATTCAAGTAAGCGGCAATAAGGAGGATTTGGCAAAGTGCACACGGATCTGGCAGGCAATCGTATCGTTGTCGCCGATAAAGGCAGACGCAGAAGAATGCGTTTGTTGCTGTTCATTTTGTCGGCATTTTTGCTGTGGGCCGTGCTTACGTTTTTTTCCCAACAAGACAATCTGCAAGGCAAAAACTCCAGATTGGCGCAGATGCAAAAGAAGCTTGCCGAAAGCGTAAAGCAAAACAAAGAGCTCAAGCTGGAAGTCACGCGATTGAACGATCCCGAATACATTGAACAAAGGGCACGGAAAGATTTCCACATGATACGCCCGGGAGAAACGTTGTTTGTTACGCCGAAATCGGAATAAACAAACGGCTTGTTTCCGGCGCGTTTACCATATTGACCTCCTAATCGACATCATGTATAATCTGCGTAGCTTCATTTAATTTTTTTGGCGGGAAGCGCTTTCGTACAGGCTTTTTTCGCAATATTCAAGGGAGGAACAGCACAATTTTATGTCATTCGAAGTGGGCACGAAGCTAGAAGGCAAGGTGACAGGGATCACGCACTTCGGTGCGTTTGTTGAACTTTCGCAGGGTGTCACCGGGCTAGTTCACATCTCCGAAATTGCCGACAACTATGTGAAGGATGTGAAAGATCACCTTAAAATTGACGATGTCGTCATGGTGAAAGTGATCAACGTTGACAAGGATGGAAAGATCGGTCTTTCCATCAAGCAGGCGAAAGATCGACCTGTCGAACCAAGGCCCGCTTTTTCAGATAAACCCGGTTACGGGCGCGCGGAACGCCACGAGTTTGGATTGGGCGGCGGCAAATCGTTCAGGCAGCCCAACAAGACTTCCTTTGAAGATAAAATGAACAAATTTTTGCGCGACAGTGAAGAGCGAATCGCCTCCCTGCGCAAGAACACAGAAGGCAAACGCGGTGGCCGCGGCGCGCGGCGCGACTGATACAATTTGATCATGACAAGGCTGCATGGACCAGCATCCATTGCAGCCTTTTTTGTCGGAAATTTCTCTGAAACTCCCAACTCATTCTGACAAACTTTTATGGTTGAGAGATTTTATAATAGAGGGCGCACAAAAAAGAGATAGGTGGTGCCCGTCCATCATGCTTAAGAAAAATGAGATGATCATTCCCGCGGCGGCGGCCGAAAGCAAGCGGTTTTGGCGAAAGTGGAGGGCGAAATGGAGAGGAACCAACGCGGGCGCGCTTCTTCCGCGCCTGTCCGCGCAAGCCTCAACAATCTTGTTGGTCGGAATGGCTGTTTTGTTGGGGCGGGCGGCAATATTGGACGGATTGAATCCGTTCGCCGTATCCTATTTTGCCGTCGTCTATTTCTTGCGAAAAGATTTGCTGATGTGGATTGCCGCCGGACTGTTGATCGGTAATCTGCTTTCGCCCGCCGCGCAAGCCGGCAGTCTGCTCTCTCAATTCGCGGTGATGCTGTTAATCCAGTGGGCGCTGGAAAAATTCGATCGGACCGAATTGGCTTATGCGCCGGTCATTGTTTTTATCGCGTCTTTTTCCGTCCAGTTATTCGGAATTTTGGCGCAGGACAACTTCGCCTGGTATGATCTGACGATGGCGGCTGTTGAAGCGGTTTTAAGTTTTATGCTTACGCTTGTCTTTATTCAGGCATTGCCTGCGTTCATCCTGGCGAAGAAAAGCGGGCAGTGGCGGCATGAAGAACTGATTTGCCTGATTATTTTGCTCGCCTCCGCCATGACCGGGGCGATCGGTTGGAGCATTTCCGGCTTGGCTGTCGAGCATCTGCTGACGCGAGCGTTCATTCTCATCTTCGCCTTGTTGGGCGGGGTCACGTTGGGCACGACGGTCGGCGTCATCAGCGGGCTCGTCATAAGCCTGGCCGACGTTTCCGCAATCGGGCAAATGGGCTTGCTGGCGTTTGCGGGCATGCTTGCCGGTTTGTTGAAAGAAGGCGGCAAATGGGCGGTTGCCTTTGGCTTTTTTCTCGGCTCGTCGATTCTTTCCATCTACCTCGGCACGCAAGCGGAAGTGCTTCAATCGTCGTGGGAGTCGCTTGCCGCAGCGGCGTTTTTTCTGCTTGTGCCAAAGTTCTGGCTATCGAAGGCGGCGCTGTTTGTGCCGGGGACGCAGGAACATATCAGGTATCAGTACGAATATGCCAAACGGGTGCGGGATGTTACGGCAAACCGCGTCGAGCAATTCTCGGAAGTGTTCCGCCAGCTGTCCGGCAGCTTCCGTCAGGTCGCGGGCGACAGCGCCGCCCGGAAGGAGGAATTTGGCGAATTTTTAAAGGCGGTGACGGCGAATACTTGCGCGACGTGCTGGAAACGGGAGGCGTGCTGGGAGAAAAAGTTTTATCAAACATACGAAATGATGAACGAGATGATGGCGGCTTTGGAAGAAAATGAGCACTTTGCCCATCGGGATATCCCGCAGAACTGGAAAAGACTTTGCGCCAAGACGGAAAAGGTGCTGGATGCGATGAAGGCGCAATTGGAGCAGCAAAAGTACGATTGGACGTTGAAAAAGCAAATTATCGACAGCCGCAAGTTGGTTGCGGAGCAATTGTCCGGCGTGTCGCAGGTCATGGAAGACTTGGCCAAGGAAATCAAACGCGAAGGGATGGAACTCGTCCAGCAGGAGGAGACCATTCGGCAGGCGTTGGAGCAGTTGGGCCTGTCCATTCACAGCATCGACATCATTAGCCTGGATGAAGGAAATGTGGAGATCGAGATTGTCCACCAGTTCAACAAGGGCTATGACGAGTGCCGCAAAATTATCGCGCCGCTCCTGTCGGACATTTTGGCGGAAAATATTGCGGTAAAAAGCGAACAATTTTTGGCCAAAGGTGACGGCTATTACCGTGTTGTTTTCGGCTCCGCCAAGGAATTTGAAGTGGAGACGGGAATTGCCGGGGCGGCCAA
The sequence above is drawn from the Bacilli bacterium genome and encodes:
- a CDS encoding RNA-binding S4 domain-containing protein; its protein translation is MRLDKFLKVSRLIKRRTVAKDVSEQGRVLINGREAKPGSTVKVGDELKIRFGQKTLTVRIDNISETSRKEDADSMYTLLREESEN
- the spoIIE gene encoding stage II sporulation protein E codes for the protein MLKKNEMIIPAAAAESKRFWRKWRAKWRGTNAGALLPRLSAQASTILLVGMAVLLGRAAILDGLNPFAVSYFAVVYFLRKDLLMWIAAGLLIGNLLSPAAQAGSLLSQFAVMLLIQWALEKFDRTELAYAPVIVFIASFSVQLFGILAQDNFAWYDLTMAAVEAVLSFMLTLVFIQALPAFILAKKSGQWRHEELICLIILLASAMTGAIGWSISGLAVEHLLTRAFILIFALLGGVTLGTTVGVISGLVISLADVSAIGQMGLLAFAGMLAGLLKEGGKWAVAFGFFLGSSILSIYLGTQAEVLQSSWESLAAAAFFLLVPKFWLSKAALFVPGTQEHIRYQYEYAKRVRDVTANRVEQFSEVFRQLSGSFRQVAGDSAARKEEFGEFLKAVTANTCATCWKREACWEKKFYQTYEMMNEMMAALEENEHFAHRDIPQNWKRLCAKTEKVLDAMKAQLEQQKYDWTLKKQIIDSRKLVAEQLSGVSQVMEDLAKEIKREGMELVQQEETIRQALEQLGLSIHSIDIISLDEGNVEIEIVHQFNKGYDECRKIIAPLLSDILAENIAVKSEQFLAKGDGYYRVVFGSAKEFEVETGIAGAAKGGGLLSGDSFSAAELGNGKYAVAISDGMGNGERARAESSAALSILQQLLKTGMDEKLAVKSVNSVLTLRSPDEMFATIDVALIDLYTADTTFMKIGSIPSFIKRGDDVLTVTANNLPVGILQEIDVELVTIRLYPEDLLIMITDGIYDAPGPTVNKELWLKRLIQEIRAEAPQDIADCLLEKVVRYHQGEIRDDMTVVVARIAKKHPEWATIRWSGHKSFERPRTVS
- a CDS encoding S1 domain-containing RNA-binding protein — its product is MSFEVGTKLEGKVTGITHFGAFVELSQGVTGLVHISEIADNYVKDVKDHLKIDDVVMVKVINVDKDGKIGLSIKQAKDRPVEPRPAFSDKPGYGRAERHEFGLGGGKSFRQPNKTSFEDKMNKFLRDSEERIASLRKNTEGKRGGRGARRD
- a CDS encoding septum formation initiator family protein; this translates as MHTDLAGNRIVVADKGRRRRMRLLLFILSAFLLWAVLTFFSQQDNLQGKNSRLAQMQKKLAESVKQNKELKLEVTRLNDPEYIEQRARKDFHMIRPGETLFVTPKSE
- a CDS encoding HU family DNA-binding protein, which gives rise to MNKTDLVNNIAAKSGLTKKDVEAVLNGFLGEVTTALSKGDKVQLIGFGTFETRKRSGRVGRNPQTGKAINIPASKVPAFKAGNKLKEAVK
- the yabQ gene encoding spore cortex biosynthesis protein YabQ: MTLPVQFQTLWAMAACGFVLGLCFDIYRVCSRQLHVPRWLIPAFDLLYWAAAAVLVFRVLTIVNSGQVRLFVFAGLFAGGAIYFATISKWAILMVKKAIAFAFLLGAWLRKAGKVLFIIPLKGLWRLLWLFGGFFLTVSVFVGKIMLQLLYPVRILFAFLLRPFHRLVYPVRGLRKRLGAFAGRLKKILFK
- the mazG gene encoding nucleoside triphosphate pyrophosphohydrolase — encoded protein: MARSIHVVGLGSGDPDKLTLGVYKTLREAGRVFVRTNVHPVVRLLDAEKIAYTSFDDIYLKHDSFPEVYKEISDVLIEQALNADEPVVYAVPGHPMVAETTVQLLRETCARRGIPFSVSGGESFLDEAFLRFGFDPIDGMQLLDAQTMNRSMLAPALHTIIAQVYDKSVASDVKLTLMELYPDDYPVTIGHELGVAGKEKILTVPLFELDRQEGFGNLSLVWVPRTDDERIVGRTFARLQEVVRILRSPEGCPWDREQTHRSIRKNLIEETYEVLETIDDDDAAAMCEELGDLLLQVLLHAQMEAEAGSFDIWDVVQALHDKLIRRHPHVFGDRTAQNAAEALSTWQEMKAKEKAQAGAERPASVLAGVPRDLPGILYAWKLQKKAAKVGFDWERAEQVADKVREELAELMAVGEGRELQDERKDELGDLLFAVVNLARFFDIDPEEAISLANRKFMRRFSYIEEQLRLNKKDIVNTGLVEMEQLWQQAKRENH
- the yabP gene encoding sporulation protein YabP, encoding MMEHGKTKRQEIKMLNRKMLEVSGVMNVESFDSDEFLLETECGFLMIKGSNLHIKNLSLEQGLVAIEGTVDAIEYLESGSAGKSKGFLGKLFK